The Streptomyces sp. NBC_01268 genome window below encodes:
- a CDS encoding NADPH-dependent F420 reductase, producing MRIGVLGTGNMADALAVHWVRAGHEVTVGGRDVRRAERLAARVGGGARAGGLRAAVDSGQDVVLGALPFGAGAEVVRELRAELAGKVLLDCSNPVGAGFRLLTEGGPSAAESLAAAAPGARVVKGFNLCHEDVWRMRPPVFDGRPLAVPLCGDDSEALRLVRELVRDVGCEPVAGGGLERAALLEATAALFIGLWVGEGADAQAIAPPLAYAAGPGGLE from the coding sequence ATGAGGATCGGTGTGCTGGGGACGGGGAACATGGCCGACGCGCTCGCCGTGCACTGGGTGCGGGCCGGGCACGAGGTGACCGTCGGGGGGCGGGACGTGCGTCGGGCGGAGCGGCTCGCGGCCCGCGTCGGCGGGGGCGCGCGGGCCGGTGGGCTGCGCGCGGCGGTCGATTCCGGTCAGGACGTGGTGCTGGGCGCGCTGCCCTTCGGGGCGGGGGCCGAGGTGGTGCGGGAGCTGCGCGCGGAGCTGGCGGGCAAGGTGCTGCTCGACTGTTCCAACCCGGTCGGCGCGGGCTTCCGGTTGCTGACGGAGGGCGGGCCGTCGGCCGCGGAGTCGCTGGCCGCGGCGGCGCCCGGGGCGAGGGTGGTCAAGGGGTTCAACCTCTGCCACGAGGACGTGTGGCGCATGCGGCCACCCGTCTTCGACGGACGCCCGCTGGCCGTACCGCTCTGCGGGGACGACTCGGAGGCCCTGCGGCTGGTACGGGAGCTGGTGCGCGACGTGGGGTGCGAGCCCGTGGCCGGGGGCGGCCTCGAACGGGCGGCTCTGCTGGAGGCGACCGCCGCGCTGTTCATCGGGCTGTGGGTCGGCGAGGGGGCGGACGCGCAGGCGATCGCACCTCCGCTGGCCTACGCCGCCGGGCCGGGCGGGCTTGAGTGA
- a CDS encoding serine hydrolase domain-containing protein — protein sequence MDVRGTVEAGFEPVRDAFLRNFEQRGERGAAVAVYRDGAKVVDLWAGTKDVDGEDPWAVDTAQVVRSATKGVSAAVPLLLHQRGQLDLDAPVATYWPEFKAAGKERVTVRQLLAHRAGVPVLDRPLTLAEAVDLPTASAAIAAQAPVWEPGTAHGYHPHTFSWLLGGLVHRVTGRTMGRWVAEEIAAPLGLDLWIGLPDAEAHRVGRLGPVEELEPADSGALRLRPKRAVSDAYKDPRSLTRRAFGVIEPAPDENDPVYRAAGLPGSAGVATARALARFYAATLGPVDGAARLFAPATTTLARTEESAGADRVLLVGTRFGLGHMLHGPASPLLGPSSFGHPGRGGSLGFADPESGIAFGYVTNGMRKTVTADPRAQALVRAVRAVL from the coding sequence GTGGACGTCCGTGGCACGGTGGAGGCCGGTTTCGAGCCGGTCAGGGACGCGTTCCTGCGCAACTTCGAGCAGCGCGGCGAGCGGGGCGCGGCCGTCGCCGTCTACCGGGACGGCGCGAAGGTCGTCGACCTGTGGGCGGGCACGAAGGACGTCGACGGCGAAGACCCCTGGGCCGTGGACACCGCCCAGGTCGTCCGCTCCGCCACCAAGGGCGTCTCCGCCGCCGTGCCGCTGCTGCTCCACCAGCGCGGGCAGCTCGACCTGGACGCCCCGGTCGCCACGTACTGGCCCGAGTTCAAGGCGGCCGGCAAGGAGCGGGTGACCGTGCGCCAGCTGCTCGCGCACCGCGCGGGCGTCCCCGTCCTCGACCGTCCGCTGACCCTGGCCGAGGCGGTCGACCTGCCGACGGCGTCCGCCGCCATCGCCGCCCAGGCACCCGTCTGGGAGCCGGGCACGGCCCACGGCTACCACCCCCACACCTTCAGCTGGCTGCTCGGCGGCCTGGTCCACCGGGTCACCGGCCGCACGATGGGCCGCTGGGTGGCCGAGGAGATCGCCGCCCCGCTCGGCCTCGACCTGTGGATAGGCCTGCCCGACGCCGAGGCCCACCGGGTCGGCCGGCTGGGCCCGGTCGAGGAGCTGGAGCCGGCCGACAGCGGGGCCCTCAGGCTGCGCCCCAAGCGCGCGGTCTCCGACGCGTACAAGGACCCGCGGTCGCTCACCCGGCGGGCCTTCGGGGTGATCGAGCCCGCGCCCGACGAGAACGACCCGGTGTACCGGGCGGCCGGACTGCCCGGCTCGGCGGGCGTGGCCACGGCCCGTGCGCTGGCCCGCTTCTACGCGGCGACGCTCGGCCCGGTCGACGGCGCCGCCCGCCTCTTCGCCCCGGCGACGACGACCCTGGCCCGCACCGAGGAGTCGGCGGGCGCCGACCGCGTGCTGCTGGTCGGCACCCGCTTCGGCCTCGGCCACATGCTGCACGGCCCGGCCTCGCCGCTGCTCGGACCGAGCTCCTTCGGCCACCCGGGCCGGGGCGGCTCGCTGGGCTTCGCCGACCCCGAGTCCGGGATCGCCTTCGGCTACGTCACCAACGGCATGCGCAAGACGGTCACGGCCGACCCGCGCGCGCAGGCCCTGGTGCGGGCGGTGCGTGCGGTGCTCTAG
- a CDS encoding RICIN domain-containing protein, with protein sequence MIRSRILGTALATAALTATALVGSASTASAVYVEPQPGFHLKNAYGGKCVAVQGTENGRIPFAWDCLDYADQFWIFDDSNAPTPGVFQLKNVNSGKCLIVRGAENGTIPEQYECLNFADQFWQKVATENPDVFKLKNFNSGKCLAMQGTEVDRNPFQYDCEDYADQGWYVR encoded by the coding sequence ATGATCAGGTCGCGCATCCTGGGCACCGCCCTGGCCACCGCCGCGCTGACGGCCACCGCGCTCGTCGGCTCCGCCTCCACCGCGTCCGCGGTGTACGTGGAGCCGCAGCCCGGTTTCCACCTCAAGAACGCCTACGGCGGCAAGTGCGTCGCCGTGCAGGGGACCGAGAACGGCAGGATCCCGTTCGCCTGGGACTGCCTGGACTACGCCGATCAGTTCTGGATATTCGACGACTCGAACGCCCCCACCCCGGGCGTGTTCCAGCTGAAGAACGTCAACAGCGGGAAGTGCCTCATCGTGCGGGGGGCCGAGAACGGCACCATCCCGGAGCAGTACGAGTGCCTGAACTTCGCGGACCAGTTCTGGCAGAAGGTCGCCACCGAGAACCCGGACGTCTTCAAGCTGAAGAACTTCAACAGCGGAAAGTGTCTGGCGATGCAGGGCACCGAGGTCGACCGGAACCCGTTCCAGTACGACTGCGAGGACTACGCGGACCAGGGCTGGTACGTCCGCTAG
- a CDS encoding winged helix-turn-helix transcriptional regulator: MTTDAFLADCRARLAFDLLSHTWNAVVLWALRDAPLRPVELRERIGGISSKVLTETLRRLRFNGLVDRTTDPAAPGRVEYRLTPLGRTFLAPIEAAGAWAFEHGDAVMAAQEAASDC; encoded by the coding sequence GTGACGACCGACGCCTTCCTCGCGGACTGCCGCGCCCGCCTCGCCTTCGACCTGCTCTCCCACACCTGGAACGCCGTGGTCCTCTGGGCCCTGCGCGACGCCCCCCTGCGCCCGGTCGAACTCCGGGAGCGCATCGGGGGCATCAGCTCCAAGGTCCTCACGGAGACCCTGCGCAGGCTCCGGTTCAACGGCCTGGTCGACCGGACGACGGACCCGGCCGCACCGGGCCGCGTCGAGTACCGCCTCACCCCGCTGGGCCGCACCTTCCTGGCCCCCATCGAGGCGGCGGGCGCCTGGGCCTTCGAGCACGGGGACGCGGTGATGGCCGCCCAGGAGGCGGCATCGGACTGCTGA
- a CDS encoding DMT family transporter: MTPLVVAAVLVAAVTHASWNAIAAGIKDQLLSFTLISGGGALIGAVTACFVPLPAAGAWPYLVASAVLHVAYYALLMKSFALGDFGQMYPIARGTAPLVVTLLAAVFVAEIPSAEQLAGVAVACAGLTGLALWGIRGKGARPHWPALLAAGATGLSIAAYTVVDGVGVRASENPLGYIAWLMVLEGLVIPAYALHRRRAALAAELRPYAARGLLGAALSVGAYALVLWAQTKAPLAPIAALRESSIIVGAAIGALLFKERFGGPRIAAAGLMVVGIGLMLYAS, from the coding sequence GTGACGCCGCTCGTCGTCGCGGCCGTGCTGGTCGCGGCGGTGACGCACGCCAGTTGGAACGCGATAGCCGCCGGCATCAAGGACCAGCTCCTCTCCTTCACCCTGATCTCCGGCGGCGGCGCCCTGATCGGCGCCGTCACCGCCTGCTTCGTGCCGCTGCCGGCGGCCGGGGCGTGGCCGTACCTGGTCGCGTCGGCCGTGCTGCACGTGGCGTACTACGCGCTGCTGATGAAGTCCTTCGCACTCGGCGACTTCGGCCAGATGTACCCGATCGCCCGGGGCACGGCGCCGCTCGTGGTGACCCTGCTCGCCGCGGTGTTCGTCGCCGAGATCCCGTCCGCCGAGCAGCTCGCCGGTGTCGCGGTGGCCTGCGCGGGCCTCACCGGCCTCGCCCTGTGGGGCATCCGCGGCAAGGGCGCCCGCCCGCACTGGCCGGCCCTGCTGGCGGCGGGCGCGACGGGCCTGTCCATCGCCGCGTACACGGTCGTCGACGGCGTCGGCGTCCGCGCCTCGGAGAACCCGCTCGGCTACATCGCCTGGCTGATGGTCCTGGAGGGCCTGGTGATCCCCGCCTACGCCCTGCACCGCCGCCGCGCCGCCCTGGCCGCCGAACTCCGCCCGTACGCCGCCCGCGGCCTCCTCGGCGCGGCCCTGTCGGTCGGCGCCTACGCCCTCGTCCTGTGGGCCCAGACCAAGGCCCCGCTCGCCCCGATCGCGGCGCTGCGCGAGTCCTCCATCATCGTGGGCGCGGCCATCGGCGCCCTCCTCTTCAAGGAACGCTTCGGCGGCCCGAGGATCGCGGCGGCCGGGCTGATGGTGGTGGGCATCGGGCTGATGCTGTACGCGAGTTGA